Within Flavobacterium lindanitolerans, the genomic segment CCATAACCAACAACTGATATAAGTTTTTATACTCTAACGGATGTTGTTTGTTTTTATATTTAGCAATTAATGGTTTTAGGGCTGTTGCCCAATCTGTCTGCTCATTAAATAGATCCATATTACTTTTCTTTAAAGTCTACAGATAAAGAATTGACACAATAGCGTTGTCCCGTTTCTGTTGGACCGTCATCAAAAACATGGCCTAAATGACCACCACAGTTTGCACATAGAATTTCAGTACGCAGCATACCGTGTGAAGTATCCTTAACATATTCTATTTTTCCAGGCAATGCTTCATCAAAAGAAGGCCATCCGCAGTGGGAATCAAATTTAGAACTGCTTTCGAATAATGGCTCTCCACAAGCACCGCAGCAATAGGTTCCCTTTTCAAAAAACAGGTTGTATTTTCCGGAATGGGGAAATTCGGTTCCTTTTTGGCGTAAAATTTTATAACGTTCGGAACCCAATTCATTTTTCCATTCTTCTTCGGTTTTGTTTACTGGATATTTCATAGCATTATTTTTTAGCAGGTACAAACTTTATAGAAACAGAATTAGTACAGAAACGTTTTCCTGTGGTTTGAGCCGGTCCATCATCAAAGACATGACCCAAATGTCCGCCACATTTAGCACACATGACTTCCGTTCTGACCATTCCAAAACTGGTATCTTCCTTATAGATTACAGAACCTTTAATGGCCTGATCGAAAGAAGGCCAACCGCAATCAGAATGAAATTTGGCATTTGAAGTAAAAAGAACATTTCCGCATGCTGCGCAAACATAATTGCCTTTTTCGAAATGATTGTAATATTCTCCGGTAAAAGCTCTTTCGGTTCCTTTTTTTCGAAGCACTTCATATTGTTCCGGTGTCAGTTCTTTTTTCCATTCCGCATCGGTTTTTTGGATTTGTTTTGGTGTTTCTCTTTTTGAAATTTCCTTTTTTTCCTGGCTATGACAGGACACAAAAGCAAAAATCGAAACCAGCAATACAATATAGTGTCTCATAATTTTTAATTTAGAAATTCTATAATTTTTTTAATGACTTTAGTATCACCCAATATTTTTCGGTGACCAAGACCTTCTGTTATGACTAATTCGCCGTCTTTTAAGTTTTCCCGGATATGGTAGGCTGCTTTAACAGGAACGTCTTCATCCTCTTTATCATGGATAACCAATACAGGAATGGTTACTTCCTTTGCGGCCCTGTAGGCTGAAAAATTATCCATAGGTTCCTTGATTTTCTTTTCAAAACTGGCTTTCATTTTTTTA encodes:
- the msrB gene encoding peptide-methionine (R)-S-oxide reductase MsrB — its product is MKYPVNKTEEEWKNELGSERYKILRQKGTEFPHSGKYNLFFEKGTYCCGACGEPLFESSSKFDSHCGWPSFDEALPGKIEYVKDTSHGMLRTEILCANCGGHLGHVFDDGPTETGQRYCVNSLSVDFKEK
- the msrB gene encoding peptide-methionine (R)-S-oxide reductase MsrB, whose translation is MRHYIVLLVSIFAFVSCHSQEKKEISKRETPKQIQKTDAEWKKELTPEQYEVLRKKGTERAFTGEYYNHFEKGNYVCAACGNVLFTSNAKFHSDCGWPSFDQAIKGSVIYKEDTSFGMVRTEVMCAKCGGHLGHVFDDGPAQTTGKRFCTNSVSIKFVPAKK